The segment CGACAAAACCTGCCCCGGTCGGGTAGGGGCCTGGGTGGGCTGGCAGATTGTGCGCAAGTATATGGCCGAGCACCCCAACGTGACTTTGGCCCAACTCATGGCCCAGAAGGACCCCCAGCGCATTCTGAATGAGTCGCGCTACCGGCCGCGGCGGAAGTAATTTTAACTGTTGAAGGCCGAATGTTGAATGGGCGTGCTGCTTTTATCAAGGGAGCCCCCGGCAGTAATCCAACCCGCAACATTCACTACTCATAATTTCTACCGTGCACATTGCCGTTTTCAGCCAGTATCATTCCAACCCTGACTGTCCGGCAACGAGCCGCCACTACTCCTTGCTGGCTCAGCTGGCCCAGACGCACCGCGTTACGCTGATTACCACCCGCACCTGGGAAGCTCAACGCCTGACGCACGCGTATCCGTGGCTGCCGGAAGGCGTGGAAATGCGGGCCGCCGCGGTGCCCTACGAGAACAAGATGGGCGTAGCCCGCCGGGTACTGTCGTTTGGGCAATACGCGGCCTACGCCGTGCGGGAAGGCCTGAAGCTGGAGCGCCCCGACGTTATCTGGGGCATCAGTACGCCCCTGACGGCCGCCTGGGCCGCCGCCCAAGTGGCCCGGCGCCGCCAAATTCCCTGGGTGTTTGAAGTGCAGGACTTGTGGCCGTCGTTTCCTATTGCTATGGGGGCCGTGCCCACGCGCTGGGCCCAAAACCGGCTGTTCGCCCTCGAAAAAAGCCTGTACCAGAGTGCCCGCCACATTCTGCCCCTGTCGCCGGATATGACGCGCTACGTTGAGAGCCTGGGCATTGCTCCCGGCAAAATAACGACGGTACTCAACGGTACCGACCTGGACCTGGCGGCGCTGGCCACTGCGGAAACGGCGGCCAAACTCCGCGCTGAGCACAACCTAGAGGGTAAGCAAGTAATCCTGTACGCCGGCACGTTTGGGCGGGCCAATGATATTCCGACCCTCGTAGCTGCCGCCGAGCAGCTGGCCCTGATCCAGCCCGACGTGGTGTGGCTGTTTATGGGCCTGGGTTTTCACGAGCCCCTGGTGCGGGCTGCGGCCGGGCGCTGTGCCGCCATTCGGTTGGTGCCGCCCCAGCCGCGTCACACTGTGTTTGGCTGGTTTAAACTGGCGGCGGTTTCCGTGGTGTCCTTCCTGGATATGCCGGTGTTAGACGCTAATTCCCCGGCCAAGTTCTACGACAGCCTCGCGGTGGGCACGCCGGTAATCGTCACCAACCAGGGGTGGACGAAGAAGCTGGTCGAGCAGTACGGCTGCGGCTGGTACGCCCCAGCTGGCAATGCCGAAGCGCTAAGCCGGGTTTTAGCTGAAGTGTTAGCCCGACCGGAAGCGTTAACTGAGGCCGGCCGGAAAGGGCAAGCTGTGGCCGCCGCGCAGTTCGACCGGCGACAGATAGCGCAAACCATCCAGCAGATTCTGGAAACTAGCTCGGGTGTTTAAACCAGGTAGAACCACTTTTGTACTAAGTTGTACTAAATGGCTGCTCTGACTAGATTTCTACGTTGTGGTCCGGGCTTTTTTCTTCGGCGCTGGGTTTGCCAAAGTGCGAGGCGTAGTATTTACAAAAGCCCTTTAGTGGGCAAATAGCGCACTTTGGCGTGCGAGCCACGCACACGTAGCGTCCGTGCAGGATCAACCAGTGGTGGGCCTTCGGAATTAGTGCTTCCGGTATATAATGCACCAGCTCTTTCTCCACGGCCAGGGGCGTCGTGGCTTTCTGCGTTACTAGGCCCAGCCGGTGCGATACCCGGAACACGTGAGTATCCACGGCCATGGCAGGCTGGTTGTAAATCACCGAGACGATGACGTTGGCCGTTTTGCGGCCCACGCCCGGCAGGCGCTGCAGCTCCTCAATCGTGCTGGGTACTTCCGAGTTGAATTCCTCAACTAGCAGGCGGCCCAGGCCGGCCAGGTGCTTGGCCTTGTTGTTAGGGTAGGAAACGCTGCGGATAAAGGGAAATATTTCTTCAGCCGAGGCCAGAGCCAGGTGGGCCGGCGTGGGGAACTGCTCCAGGAGCGCGGGCATAATCTGGTTGACGCGCTTATCGGTGCACTGGGCGCTGAGCACCACGGCCACAATAAGCTCGTAGGGGTTGCCGTAGTGCAGCTCCGTTTTCGGCTCGGGAAAATGAGTCGTGAAGTAGTTGAGGAAATGGCGGAACCGCTCGGGCTTGCGCATGGCTGGAAGCGTTGGACTCGAATGAGCGGCAAAATAACGCCAAAAAAGTCATCCTGAGCCTGCCAGTAGCGGCTGCATTTCTTCCCACAGGGTTCCTGTGCGGTGAATAGCAGCCAGCCGTTTTGGCAAGCTCAGGATGACAAAGGAAATTAAACTTTACCCAGCCTTGAGAAAGGTGCGGGAGTACTGCAGAATAGAATCGGTGGTACGCCGGCTGGGGGCACTTTTGAGGCCATCCAGGCAGCGCTGGGCCAGTAGGAGGTCGGCGCACACAGTAGCCAGTTCGGCGTCGTGGAGCAGGGCACGCTCTACTTCCTGGTGCTCATTAGCCGGCAATTCGTTGTATACGTACCGGAGCAGTTTCTCGTGGGTAAAGGTTTTGATCATAGAAAACGGGTTGTGCGGCCATCTTCTTCCGCAGGTTGATCAGCGCGTAACGCATACGCCCCAGCGCCGTGTTGATGCTAACCCCCGTCGCGTCCGCAATTTCCTGAAAGCTCATGTCGCCGTAGTGGCGCATGATGAGCACTTCTTTCTGCACTGCGGGCAGGTCCTGGATTAGCTCGCGAAGACGGGCGTGGGTTTCCTCACGGGTGATGGTAGCGTCCGCTCCCTCTTCTGCCAACGACAACGAATTGAACGCATGACTTGTTGTATCAAGATTCAATAAAGGGCTGCGTTTTTCGCGGCGGAAAAAGTCAATCGCCAGATTATGAGCGATACGGCAAATCCAGGAAGAGAATTTTCCTTCCTCATTATAGCGTCCACTCTTCATTGTGTGGATGGCTTTGATAAAGGTATCCTGCAGCAGGTCTTCGGCCACGTCTTCGTCGCGCACGATAAGCATAATCGTGGTGAAAACGCGGCTCTTGTGCCGATCTAGCAATAGGGCAAAGGCATCTTCCTTACCGGCGATGTAAAGGGATATGAGAGCGGAGTCGCTCGGCTGCAAGGTGTCCATAAAGGCTACGGGTTAGAGGAACGTAGAGCTTTAGGCCATAGAGTGCAGTTGCCGGTGAAATCGAGAAAGTTTCTGAAGAGGAGATGAAGTTTCCAAATGTAGAAAACGGCAACACCATTCGCAACGGGTGGTTGCTTCAAAACCAAAATAATTTTTGCCTTTTAAAACAAATTATTCAATAGTGTATATCAACTATTTCAGATTGAAGCCGCTACCAAAAAAATTAAATGCCCTTTCATTCGTTGACGCGGGCGTTTTAAGCTAAAAAAGCCCGCTGTAGGCGGGCTTTTCTGCGGGGTGGGCCGGGGCTCAGCGCCGTAGCTGGGCGTCGATGGTTTGGAGCTGGCTGTCGATGGGGGCCGCGCCGGGATTGGCCCCGACGGCCACTTTGGTACGCTCGGCCAGGCGGTCGGAGAGCTGCTCGAGCAACTGCAGGCGTTGCTCGGTGCGGCGCAGCTCGGTGGCCAGGCGCTGGGGCACCAGGGGGCGGGTAGCACCGGGCACCGGAGTTTCGGTGGGCTGCCCGGTTACTTGGCGGGCGCGCTGCTCAATGGCCGGGGCCGACATCATGTCGTCGGTGAAGTTGACGATGTTGCCCTGCATATTCACGGCTTTACCCTCGGGCAGCATCTGGCGGGTGCCGTCTTTGCTGATCATGATACCGTCGGGGCGCACGACCAGGCCGTTGTCCATCGTGACCGGGGCCGACAGGCGCGACATCTGGCCGGCTTGCAGGCGCATGGTCAGACCGTTGCGGCGGGCCACGCCATCTTTCAGGGAAGGAGCCGCCGTGGAGGTCGAAGCCGCGGGTGTGGTTTGGGCCAGGGCAGCGGGGGCAGTCAGTAAAAAGCTGGCGAAGGCGAGGCAGGCAAACGGAGCGTAGGGCATGGCGGCGGGAACGAGGGTGGGAACCGGACAACCCGGCCACGGGCCGGTAGTGCTGCTGACGCGCTTTGCGGCGGCAAGGTTACGCGTTGGCTTCGTGGGCGCGGCGCCGGGCCAGCCAGTCGGCAGCCTGGCCTTCGTCGCTGAAGAGGCGCACGTGGCAGTCGGCGTTGGAAACCAGGGGTGCGCCGTTTTCCTGGTCCACGTTGCTCAAGTGGGCCGGCGACATCAGAAACGCCAGGTAGACGCGGCCGCCGAGCAGGGGCGTGAGCCGGGGCAAAAACGTGGACAGCACCCACTGGGTGGAATCTTCGCTGATGGTACCGCGGCGGCGCAGGTCGAGCAGCCAGTAACGCACTTTCTGGGGGGCAGCTACCCGGAGTGTAGCCTCGTAGCCCTGCTGCACCTCGGCCGGGCTAACCTGGCGCAGCCAGCGGCCCAGCAGCGTACCTAGGTCCTCGCGCAGGGTAAGCTCCACAAAATCGGCAATGGCAGTAACGGTAGGCACGGGCGGCAGGGCGAGAAGTGAACGGGACGGGAAGTTTCGCGGAGGGCAGGCAAGTAAGATAGGCAAATCAGGGAATTTTACAAAATCCTCCCAAGCGGCCTTTTTCGTGGGGTTGAATGGGTTGTTCTGGGCCCGGCCGCCGTATGGCAGGCGGACTAAGCGGGGGCTGAACCGTGCCTTTCGCCCCCACTTTCGGATTACCTTTGCCCGGCTTCTTTCTTCTGTTCCTGCTTTATGGCTGCTGATACTTCGCTCACGCCCCACGACCCGTACGCGGCGCTCCGGATTCCTGATTTTCGCCGGCTGATTTCGGCCCGGGTGTGTTTCACGGTAGCCACCCGGGTGCAGGGCCTGGTGGTGGCCTGGCAAATCTTCCGGCTCACCAACGACCCGCTGGCCCTGGGCTTCATCGGGCTGGCCGAGGCGTTGCCCAGCATCGGGGTGTCGCTCTACGCGGGGCACGTGGCCGACTCGGTAAAGCGCAAGAACATCATCATCGTGACCGTGACGGTGCTGCTGCTGTGCGCGGCGGCGCTCTGGGCCCTGGCTACGCCGGCGGGGCTGCCCTTGCTGGCCAAAGGGGCGCTGTACACGCTGCCGCTGTACGTAGTTATCTTCATTAGCGGCATTGCCCGAGGCTTTCTGGGGCCGGCCTTATTTTCGTTTATGCCCCAGCTGCTGCCCAGCCGGGACAAGCTGGCTAACGCCATTACCTGGAACAGTACAACTTACCAGGCCTCGGCGGTGCTGGGGCCGGCCATTGGCGGCTACTTGGTAGCTCATTTGGGCGTGGCCAACTCCTACGCCGTGGCCGCCGGGCTGCTGCTGCTGGCCTTACTGCAGTTTGCCGGCATATCTTCCCGGCCCCTGCCGCCGCGCGAAGGCGAGAAGCTAAGCTTGCAGGAAAGCGTGCTGAGCGGCCTGAAGTTTATTTTCAGCAACCAGCTGGTGCTGGCGGCCCTGGCCCTGGACATGTTTGCCGTGTTGTTTGGCGGGGCCGTGGCGCTGCTGCCAGTCTTTGCCGTGGATATTCTGCACGTGGGGGCCGCCGGGCTGGGCCATTTGGAGGCGGCACCGGCCGTGGGCTCGGTGCTGATGGCCGTGGTGTTGACCTACTTCCCGCTCAAGCGCCACGCCGGCCGCAAGCTGCTCTGGGCCGTGGCCGGCTTCGGGGCCGCTACCATTGCCTTTGCCCTGTCCACCAACTTCTGGCTTTCGTTGGGCCTGCTGTTTCTGACCGGCGTGTTCGACTCCGTATCGGTGATTGTGCGCTCCACCTTGATTCACACCTTTACCCCGGAGTACATGAAGGGCCGGGTGTCGGCCGTGAACAACATCTTTATCGGTTCCAGCAACGAAATCGGGGCCTTTGAGTCGGGGGCGGCGGCCAAGCTGCTGGGCGTGGTCCGCTCGGTGGTATTCGGGGGGCTGATGACCATCGTGGTGGTGCTCATTACCACTTGGCGGGCCGATAAGCTGCGCACGCTGGACATGACGCCCAAGAAACCGGAGCCCGAGCCGGCGGCATAAGGCCAAATTATATGGCATAATGGGGTGATACTTGTGTAGTGAAAACGCTATATAGTGTAGATTTGCCCCGAATTAGGCGGCTCCCGGATTTTCCCGGCGGAGCGGCTCCCCCGCGCTATGGCTACTTCCGACGCTGCAGATGCTCTAGAAGGCCGGCTCACTCAGCTGCGGGCCACCGATGCCGAGGCCTTCATGGAAGTGCTGTTCCGGGAGTTTTACCGGCCGCTGGGTAGCGTAATTCAGCGGGTGGTGAAGGACAAGGAGGCCACCGAAGACCTGCTCCAGGACGTGTTTCTGCGCATCTGGCACGGGCGCGACACGCTGGTCATCACCACCACTTACCGGGCCTACCTGTACCGGGCGGCCCTGAATGCCGCCCTGCGCTACCAGGAGCGGGAGCAGCGCCAAGTGGCCTGGGACGATGCCCCGGCCGCCGCCGAGCCCCGCACCGACAACGCCCTGCACGCGCTGTACCAGCGGGAAGCCGAAGACTCGGTGGAGGCGGCCCTGGACCGGCTGCCGCCCCAGTGCCGGGCCGTGTTTACGATGAGCCGCTACGAGGAGATGAGCTACCAGCAGATTGCCGACACCCTCGAAATTTCGCCCAAAACGGTGGAAAACCAGATGGGCAAGGCCCTGCGCATTTTGCGCCAGCAGCTGAGCAGCGTGCTGAAAAACCTGTATTCATTGCTGCTGTAAGGCGGGGTCGAAAAAATATTTTCGAGCAGCGTAGGGGTACGGGCCGGGTTGCGGATCAGAGAGAAGAAAGCACCCTTTTTCTCTGACCTGAAACCTTAATCCTGCTCCGCTATGAAAACTCTCCTCTACTCCGGCCTGCTCACGCTTAGCCTGGGCCTGATGACGTCCTGCGACTGTGACGACATCTTTCCCGACAAAGTCAGCGGCAACGGGCCGGTTGTGGCTGAAAACCGCACCGTGGCCAGCTTTTCCCGCCTCGAGCTGAGCATAGATGCCGAGGTATACCTAACCCAGGGCCCCAGCCGCACGGTGCGCGTGGAAGCCCAGCAAAACATCCTCGACGTGCTGCAAACCAACGTGAACGGGGAACGGCTGGCCATTAGCTACGGCCGGGCAACCGTGCGCCGCCACGAGCCGGTGCGGGTGTACGTCACGACGCCGGACCTGAGCAGCGTGGCCGTGTCGGGCTCGGGCAGCGTGGTGGGGCAAACCGCCTGGCGCGTCGATAACCTGGGGCTGAGCCTCTCGGGCTCGGGCGGCATCGACCTGGGCGTGCTGGGCGCCCAGAGCCTGCGCACCGATATTTCGGGCTCCGGCGCCGTGCGCCTCTCCGGCGACGCGGCCCGGCACGAACTGCACCTGAGCGGCTCGGGTGCGGTGGAAGCCTACCCCCTGACCACGGCGGCGGCCGAGGTGAGCATCAGTGGCTCGGGTGGGGCTCACCTCACGGTTACCCGCACCCTGCAGGCCACCATCAGCGGCTCGGGCAAGGTGTACTACAAAGGCCAACCCGCCCTGACGGTGCACACCTCCGGCTCGGGCCGGGTAGTGGATGCCAACTAACGCTGCCGGGGCTTGCTGGCGGACATAGTAATGTCCGGGCCCAGACATTACTATGTCTTGGCAAAACCCGCCTAGTGCTTTTCCAAACGGACCCGTCGACTTGCCCAAACGGACGGGACGTTTTTCAAAATCGACGGGACCATTTTCAAAAACGTCCCGTCGATTTCCACCGGCCCGCCCGAGCGGCCACCTGCTTTTCACTTCGTCATTCCTGAGCCTTATTTTCTATGCTTCGACTTCTCGCGTTTTTCGCTCTATTACTACTGCTGGTGCCCGCGGCCCCAGCCTGGGCCCAGTCGGCGGGGGCGGGTACCAACCCTACCGGCAAAGTGACGGTGAGCGGCTACCTCAAGGACGCCGCCAACGGGGAGGCCCTGGTGGGGGCTACGGTGGTCGTCAAAAGCCTCGGCGTGGGCGCCACGGCCAATGAGTACGGCTTTTACTCCCTGACTTTGCCCAAGGGCACCTACACCATTACCTACACCTTTCTGGGCTACGAGGCCCAGAACGTGATGCTCACCCTCACCGAAAGCCAGACCCGCTCCATCCGCCTCGGCGCCCAGGGCCTGCAAACCGGCGAAGTGGTGGTGACCGGCAAAAAGCCCGACGAGAACGTGCGCAGCACCGAAATGGGCACCAACCGCCTCGACATGAAAACCGTGAAGCTGGTGCCGGCCCTGCTGGGTGAGGTCGACGTGATTCGCAGCATTCAGCTTTTGCCGGGCATCAGCACGGTGGGGGAAGGGGCCTCGGGCTTCAACGTGCGCGGCGGCGGCGTGGACCAGAACCTGATTCTGCTCGACGAGGCCCCGATTTACAACGCCTCCCACCTGTTCGGGCTGTTTTCGACCTTTAACCCCGACGCCGTCAAGGACATCAAGCTGGTGAAGGGCGGCATTCCGGCCCAGTACGGCGGCCGGCTCTCGTCGTTGCTCGACGTGCGGATGAAGGAAGGCAACACCCAGCGCCTGGGCGTATCGGGTGGGGTCGGGCTGATTATGTCGCGCCTGGCCGTGGAGGCGCCCATTGTGAAGGATAAAGGCTCGTTTATCGTGGCCGGGCGGCGCTCCTACGGGGATTTGTTCCTCAAATTCGTGCCCGACCAGAAAGACAACCAGGCCTATTTCTACGACCTCTCGGCCAAGGCCAACTACACCCTGGGCGAGAAAGACCGGCTCTACGTGTCGGGCTACCTGGGGCGGGACGTGTTTGCCTTCGGTAAGGCCTTCAAGAACACGCTGGGCAACCGCACCGGCACCGTACGCTGGAACCACGTGTTCAATTCCCGGCTGTTTGCCAACGTGACGGGCCTGGTGAGCAAGTACGACTACGGCCTGGGCGTGCCCGAGGGCAACCAGTCGTTTGAGTGGAAGTCGAACATCGTCAACTATAGCCTCAAGGCCGATTTCAACTACTACCGCACGCCCCAGAGTACGCTCAACTTCGGCGCCAGCGCCATTTACTACACCTTTTTGCCCGGGCAGGTGACGCCCTTGAGCTCCACGTCCATCTTCCGGCCCATTGCCCTCGACAACCAGCAGGCGGTGGAGTACGGGGCCTATATTGATAACGAGCAGACCTTCTCGCCCCGGTTGTCGGCCCAGTACGGCCTGCGCCTGAGCATGTTCGACTACCTCGGCGGCGGCACCGTGTATGACTACGAAGGGCCCAACGGCCGCCAGAAAACCCCGGTCAACCCCCAGCAGTACGGGAGCGGGCAGCTCATCAAGCGCTACCCCAACCTGGAGCCCCGGGCCTCGCTGCGCTACGTGCTGACGGATAACAGCTCGCTCAAAGCCAGCTACAACCGCATGGTACAGTACATTCACCTCGTGTCGAATACCACGGCTTCCTCGCCGCTGGACGTCTGGACGCCGAGCACCAAGAACATCAAGCCCGAGCACGCCGACCAGCTGGCCGTGGGCTACTTCCGCAACTTCCGGGACAACGCCTACGAGGCCTCGGTGGAAGTATTCGGCAAGCGCATGGACAACCAGATTGACTACATCAACGGGGCCAACACGCTGCTCAACAAGAACCTGGAAGCCGAGCTGCTCTACGGCCAGGGCCGGGCTTACGGGGCCGAGTTCTACCTGAAAAAGAACGAGGGCCGGATGACGGGCTGGATCAGCTACACCCTGAGCCGCTCGGAGCGCCAGATTGACGGCATCAACAACAATAACTGGTACGTGAACAAGTACGACAAGACGCACTACCTCTCGGTGGTGGGCATCTACACCTTGTCGCCGCGCTGGACGGTGTCGGGCACGTTCAACTACAGCACCGGCATTGCCACCACCTTCCCCGATTCGCGCTACGTGTACCAGGGCCTGGTCATTCCCAACGTGAACGGCGACGTGCGCAACAACTACCGCGTGCCCGCCTACCACCGCCTCGATTTGGCCGCCACCTGGGAAGGTAAAATTGACCCCGCCAAGCGCTGGCACAGCAGCTGGACGTTCTCGGTATACAACGCCTACGGCCGCCGCAACGCCTACAGCATCTATTTCCGGCAAAACGAGGACAACCCGGCCAAAACCGAGGCCGTGCGCCTGGCCGTCTTTGGCTCCATGCTGCCGTCGGTGTCTTACAACTTCAACTTCTAAGCCTGCTTCGGCTCCCAGCTATATGCTCCAGATAAACCGCATTGTCCCTTTTCTGCTCGCCGCCGGCCTGCTTGGCCTCACCAGCTGCATCGACGTGGTCGACGTTAAGATTCCCGAAGGTAAGCCCCTGCTGGCCGTGGATGGGGAAATAACCGACCAGCCCGGCCCATACTACGTCACCCTGACCAAGACGGCGCCCTACTTCGACGAGGCCGAGCTGCCCCGCGTCACGGGTGCCGTGCTGACGCTGCAGGACAGCGAAGGCCACCGCGAAACGCTGACCGAAGTCAGCCCCGGCCGCTACGCTACCAGCACGCTGCAGGGCAAAATCGGTAACCAGTACGTGCTGACCATCCGGGCGGAAGGAGAGGAGTACCGGGCCGAAACCGAAATCCGCCGCACCCCCGAAATCGACAGTATCCGGGCCGAGTACCGGGCCAAGTCGCCCACCGAAGGCGAGGGCTACTACATCCTTTACTACGGCGAGGAACTGCCCGGCGTGGGCGACTACTACCGCTTCAAGGTGTACCACAACGGCAAGCTGCTCAACCAGCCTAATGACCTGATTGTGACCAACGACGAAATGGTGGACGGCAAGTACATCAACGGCGTGGAGCTGACCGAGGAGGAGGGCGCGGGCGGCGTCCCGTTCAAGAAAGGCGACAAAGTGCGCGTTGAAACCATGTCCATTCCGCGCGACTATTTCTACTTTCTCAACGAAATGGCCACCCAGATCAACAATGTGGGCCTGTTTGCTACCCCGCCGGCCAACGTGCGCACCAACGTGCGCAACGTGCAGCCCGGCTCGGAAAAAGTAGCGGTGGGCTACTTCGCCGGCCATACCCTGCGCGCCGACTCCCTGGTAATTGAGTAAGAGTTTAGTTGCTGGTTGTTAGTTGCTAGTTGTCAGTTTTTGACTTCTCATGCCTTCATTATGTGGAGTTCTTCTGGAAATCAATGGCATATTTGTGCTACAGCTCATTATTCGGCCCTGGACCAGCTGCGGCTACCAACTAACAACTGACAACTAACAACGAGTATGCTGCACTCCGAGCCTGAGGCGCCCTGGGATTTGCTGGCCAAACACCTGGCTGGCGAAGCCGCGCCCGACGAATTGGAGCAGCTGCGCACCTGGGTGGCCGCCGACCCCAAGCGCCTCGGCTTGCTCACCGACGCCACTCGGGCCTGGGAGCGGACCGGCGCCGTGCCGGTAGCCGACTTGTTTAGCGCCGCGGATGTGGAAGCGGCCTGGCAACGGTTTCGACCCAAGATGACCGGCCCCGCACCCGCCGCCGAACCGCCATTGCGAGTGGTCCGGGCAGCGCCGGCAGTAGAAACCGGGGCGGCGCCCGAAGCCAAAGTCATTCCGCTGCGGCCCAACCCGCTGCCCTCATTATTGCGCATTGCGGCCACCATTCTGTTGCTGATAGGCGCAGTGTACGCCATGCAGAACTACCGGCGCGAGCTGCTGCCCACGCCGCCCGTGGCCGTGTCGGCGGGCCCGCAGAAGCGCCTGGTGGCCCTGCCCGACGGCAGCAAAGTCTGGCTTAACAAGCACTCGACCCTGGAATACGCCGCCGACTTCAGCGGGGGCAGCGGCCGGGAAGTAACCCTGACCGGCGAGGCATTCTTCGAGGTGCAGAAAGACCCCGAAAACCCCTTCACCGTGCTCAGCGCTGCTTCCCGCACCCGGGTGCTGGGCACTTCATTCAACGTGCGCGCCTACGCGGCCGAAGACTCGGTGGAAGTGTCGGTCGTGACGGGCAAGGTGGCCTTTGCCAGCCGCAGCAGCCACCAGGACTCGGTGCTGCTCACGCCGGGCATGCGGGGGGTACTCCTGACGGCGGGCCCGACCAATACGCCGGTTCCGGTGCGGCAAACGGCTTCGGCTGATGCCAACTTCCGGGCCTGGCAAACCGACGAGCTGGCCTTCGACAACGCCACGCTGGCCCACGTTATCCGCACGCTACGCACCACCTTTGGCACCACCATCACCGTGGCCGATAAAAGCCTGCTCAAATGCCGCTTCACCGGCACCTTCCGCCAGCCCGACCCAATCCAGGTGCTGCAGGTGGTCAGTGTAGCTACCAATG is part of the Hymenobacter chitinivorans DSM 11115 genome and harbors:
- a CDS encoding FecR family protein, which gives rise to MLHSEPEAPWDLLAKHLAGEAAPDELEQLRTWVAADPKRLGLLTDATRAWERTGAVPVADLFSAADVEAAWQRFRPKMTGPAPAAEPPLRVVRAAPAVETGAAPEAKVIPLRPNPLPSLLRIAATILLLIGAVYAMQNYRRELLPTPPVAVSAGPQKRLVALPDGSKVWLNKHSTLEYAADFSGGSGREVTLTGEAFFEVQKDPENPFTVLSAASRTRVLGTSFNVRAYAAEDSVEVSVVTGKVAFASRSSHQDSVLLTPGMRGVLLTAGPTNTPVPVRQTASADANFRAWQTDELAFDNATLAHVIRTLRTTFGTTITVADKSLLKCRFTGTFRQPDPIQVLQVVSVATNATLSGDAADGFILGGQGCE